One Pirellulales bacterium DNA segment encodes these proteins:
- a CDS encoding tyrosine-type recombinase/integrase, which yields MEKISRKPASSKPKKPRPDFPLHPHTNGFWARKVRGKRVYFGKVADDPNGEAALQSWLDKKDYLLAGRTPRDTGDGLTIRELCNRFLTVKKSAVSTLEITQRHFKELHNACGLICSHFDKRGLGRLVDDLASDDFESLRASLSKNRGAWALSGLIQKIRSVFKYGYEAGLIDKPVRYGPNFKRPKRAAFRREREEKPLRLFSADELRTIIDAAEQPLKAMILLGINAAYGNSDCGKLRFRNIDLLNGWARYNRPKTGAERRCPLWKETQAALQEAIDGRPEPKDEALRDYVFLTKYGQPWAKDTMANPVSAEFRKLLDSLGLKREGLSFYTIRHTFATEASNCLDQVAVNLIMGHVDSSMAAQYRERVEDARLVKVTNHVHRWLFNSKPKKLPR from the coding sequence ATGGAAAAAATTAGCAGAAAACCAGCCAGCAGCAAGCCCAAGAAACCACGCCCCGATTTCCCGCTTCATCCTCATACGAACGGCTTTTGGGCCAGAAAGGTTCGCGGTAAACGGGTCTATTTCGGCAAGGTAGCCGACGATCCGAACGGTGAAGCGGCCCTGCAAAGCTGGCTGGATAAGAAGGATTATCTCTTGGCCGGGCGGACACCCCGGGACACTGGCGACGGATTGACGATCCGTGAGCTTTGCAATCGGTTTCTTACGGTCAAGAAAAGCGCTGTCAGCACTCTGGAAATAACCCAACGCCATTTTAAGGAATTGCATAATGCCTGCGGACTCATTTGCAGCCATTTCGACAAACGAGGTTTGGGCCGGCTTGTCGATGATTTGGCGTCCGATGATTTTGAATCGCTCCGGGCATCATTATCCAAAAACCGGGGTGCATGGGCTTTGAGTGGTCTCATTCAAAAAATCCGTTCCGTCTTCAAGTACGGTTATGAAGCTGGGTTAATCGACAAACCCGTCCGCTATGGTCCCAATTTCAAACGTCCTAAACGTGCAGCATTTCGCCGAGAGAGGGAAGAAAAGCCTCTCCGGTTATTCTCGGCCGACGAGTTGCGGACGATCATCGACGCTGCCGAACAGCCACTGAAAGCCATGATCCTCTTGGGCATCAATGCCGCTTACGGCAATTCCGATTGTGGCAAGTTACGTTTCCGCAACATTGATCTATTAAATGGATGGGCAAGGTACAATCGCCCGAAAACTGGTGCCGAGCGGCGATGCCCGCTGTGGAAGGAAACGCAAGCCGCATTGCAAGAGGCTATAGACGGGCGCCCGGAGCCGAAAGACGAAGCCCTTCGGGATTATGTATTTCTTACGAAGTACGGTCAGCCTTGGGCCAAAGATACAATGGCCAATCCCGTCTCGGCCGAATTCCGCAAGCTGCTGGACTCACTCGGGCTAAAACGCGAGGGATTGAGCTTCTACACGATCCGCCACACGTTCGCCACGGAGGCCAGCAATTGCCTGGACCAAGTAGCGGTCAATCTGATTATGGGCCATGTCGATTCGTCGATGGCCGCTCAATATCGGGAGCGTGTGGAGGATGCCCGCTTGGTCAAGGTGACCAATCATGTCCACCGCTGGCTGTTCAATTCCAAACCGAAGAAACTCCCCCGTTAA